In Gloeocapsa sp. PCC 73106, one genomic interval encodes:
- a CDS encoding DUF6883 domain-containing protein yields MLRDHNDKSKFLAKAGFDQNNPQELKTAIYQLIKTSVAIEDSNNEYGTFYRVEGELIGINQRNLLVTTIWLKRKIDNKFQFITLKPKQGDKVQ; encoded by the coding sequence ATTTTAAGAGATCATAATGATAAATCGAAGTTTTTAGCTAAAGCGGGATTTGATCAAAATAATCCACAAGAACTCAAAACAGCTATTTATCAACTGATAAAAACTAGTGTAGCGATAGAAGACAGTAATAATGAATACGGTACATTTTATCGAGTTGAAGGAGAGTTAATTGGCATTAATCAGCGAAATCTATTGGTAACTACAATTTGGTTAAAGCGAAAAATAGACAACAAATTTCAGTTCATCACTCTGAAACCCAAACAAGGAGACAAAGTCCAATGA
- a CDS encoding NUDIX hydrolase codes for MSPNYEPPQVIRQRLYYQGRVFSFEVNKLRLPNQIEVELECIRHPGGALAVPVTSDGQLVLVRQYRFAVATRLLEFPAGTVEIEEDPAVTVKREIQEETGYRAHSWQYIGKFPLAPGYSDEYIHTFLAKDLEKLTNPPQQDEDEDIEVVIMSPEALEKAILEGEPIDSKSITSFFLARSFIFDS; via the coding sequence ATGTCTCCTAATTACGAGCCACCCCAAGTGATTCGACAACGTCTCTACTACCAAGGACGTGTGTTTAGTTTTGAAGTCAATAAACTGCGTCTTCCTAATCAGATAGAGGTCGAATTAGAATGTATACGTCATCCTGGTGGTGCTTTAGCTGTGCCGGTAACTAGTGATGGTCAATTAGTCTTAGTGAGACAGTATCGTTTTGCGGTAGCGACTCGCTTGCTGGAATTCCCCGCGGGTACTGTAGAAATTGAAGAAGATCCCGCAGTAACAGTAAAACGTGAAATTCAAGAAGAGACGGGTTATCGCGCTCATTCTTGGCAATATATCGGCAAATTTCCCCTCGCACCGGGTTATTCTGATGAGTATATTCATACTTTTTTGGCAAAAGATTTAGAAAAATTGACTAATCCACCCCAACAAGATGAAGATGAGGATATCGAGGTAGTCATAATGAGTCCTGAAGCTTTAGAAAAAGCGATTTTAGAGGGTGAACCAATAGATTCTAAGTCTATCACTAGTTTCTTTTTAGCTCGTTCTTTTATCTTTGACTCATGA
- a CDS encoding helix-turn-helix domain-containing protein yields the protein MKSRYNYRVYPTSQQKSHLSQLFGCARVVWNDALSYCQELYSKGESYPGFNHLSKKFLKQAKRSDERTWL from the coding sequence ATGAAATCCAGATATAACTATAGAGTATATCCTACCTCCCAACAAAAGAGCCACTTGTCTCAATTGTTTGGATGTGCTCGCGTAGTCTGGAATGACGCCTTAAGCTATTGTCAAGAGCTCTACTCAAAAGGAGAAAGCTACCCAGGCTTTAACCACCTTTCCAAAAAGTTTCTTAAACAAGCTAAAAGAAGTGATGAACGCACTTGGTTAAA
- a CDS encoding type II toxin-antitoxin system Phd/YefM family antitoxin, whose product MKITNIHQAKSTLSALIEAVIAGEEVIISKAGKPVAKLVPYNPDKVDRIPGMWRGKVQMSEDFDEALPPEMLKMFAGEEE is encoded by the coding sequence ATGAAAATTACCAATATTCATCAGGCGAAATCAACCCTTTCAGCTCTGATTGAAGCTGTCATTGCAGGAGAAGAAGTAATCATCAGTAAAGCAGGAAAACCTGTGGCTAAACTTGTTCCTTACAATCCTGATAAAGTAGACAGAATTCCAGGAATGTGGCGGGGAAAGGTACAAATGTCTGAGGATTTCGACGAAGCACTTCCACCAGAAATGCTGAAAATGTTTGCAGGAGAAGAAGAATGA
- a CDS encoding DUF4926 domain-containing protein, producing the protein MNELYQKISLNQDFPEHNLKKGDIATFVDKIAHPTGGVEGYVLEIFNALGESINVIIVPKSAVAALRDDEILSVRSLAKIN; encoded by the coding sequence ATGAATGAACTATATCAAAAAATATCTTTAAATCAAGATTTTCCAGAACACAATCTCAAAAAAGGAGATATTGCCACCTTCGTAGATAAAATTGCTCATCCCACAGGCGGTGTCGAAGGTTATGTTTTAGAGATTTTTAACGCACTAGGAGAATCAATCAATGTGATTATTGTTCCTAAATCTGCTGTTGCTGCTTTGCGAGATGATGAAATATTATCGGTTCGTTCTTTAGCCAAGATTAATTGA
- a CDS encoding type II toxin-antitoxin system VapC family toxin: MKLLLDTHALLWWLSDNPTIREEAKKAIASADNLVFVSAVSAWEISMKRAMGKLTAPENISEALVANLFQPLPISVEHGEKVGKLPSYHKDPFDRMLIAQALSENLIVVTRDSQFAPYGLDILRA, encoded by the coding sequence ATGAAACTTCTCCTCGATACCCATGCTTTGCTGTGGTGGTTGAGTGATAATCCGACAATTAGGGAAGAAGCAAAAAAAGCGATCGCATCTGCAGATAACCTGGTATTTGTCAGTGCTGTAAGCGCTTGGGAAATTAGCATGAAAAGAGCGATGGGTAAGTTAACCGCTCCTGAGAATATATCGGAAGCACTTGTAGCAAACTTGTTTCAACCATTACCCATTAGCGTTGAACATGGAGAAAAAGTTGGAAAACTACCAAGTTATCATAAGGATCCTTTTGATCGGATGCTCATCGCTCAAGCTTTATCGGAAAATCTGATAGTTGTTACCAGAGATAGCCAATTTGCTCCCTATGGCTTGGATATATTACGAGCTTAA
- a CDS encoding TonB-dependent siderophore receptor, with protein sequence MKVGLWLLSSCIVVGLSVIPVSAEPEPWRMSTQGKWLVQSPEVVITGIKLNSTPRGLEIVLETDTQQLLKPLIFPEDDTLVIEILGALLQLPEGEEFIAENPTAEIDTVRVNQLNETTIQIRVTGKTGIPGAEVIPSQENLVLVLTPSLDTGTTETELEIVATGEQTEGYFVPEASTATGTDTPLRDVPQSIQVVPRELIENRNVRELERALETVPGVSPSGGRGTSVNGPGILIRGFDASDIFRDGIPFFSLAPVGTSDIERIEVLKGPASVLFGDGEPGGVVNLISKKPLAEPFHEFSFTAGNFDTYLTALDVSGPINDAKTVKYRINLSYDSYGSFRDFVEGDRLNFAPRVTWDISPNTSIDFYAQFLALTETIDEGIVSTPNGIVDIPRERFLGEEFGELDQDLVNVGYDFVHRFGERWSVRHSFQYLQYDATRFAPLFDSFDEETGNLDRLEFFADGTYRRFFVNADFVGKFETGPIAHQLRVGADYRRNNEDPSFQFDNLFAPINVFDPVYTNIPYAINPQFFRDDKVDRVGVYIQDQIDLLPNLKLLAGVRYDYVDQLRTTQNLGEPREEFTQSDDRFSPRVGLVYQPIPALAIYGSYTTSFNPSFAASRNPDDTTFDPTTGRQFEVGLKADLFDRFSVTLAAFDIRKDNVEVQDPDNPFFSIQTGEQTSKGIELYLGGEILPGWNVVAGYTYLDAYVSQDTTDIEGNSLTNVPDNQFSLWTTYTIQKGSLQGLGFGLGLFFVDERPGNLENTFTLPSYFRTDAALFYTRDRWSFQLNVENLFDVEYFSSSDGFIGVNPGAPFTISGRIAVRF encoded by the coding sequence ATGAAGGTTGGATTATGGTTACTATCTTCTTGTATTGTCGTGGGTTTAAGCGTTATTCCCGTCAGCGCAGAACCAGAACCATGGAGAATGAGTACACAGGGAAAGTGGTTAGTACAGAGTCCTGAGGTTGTGATCACAGGGATAAAACTCAACTCTACTCCTAGGGGTTTAGAGATTGTACTGGAGACAGACACTCAACAGTTATTAAAGCCTTTGATTTTTCCCGAGGATGATACCCTGGTTATTGAGATTTTAGGCGCACTGTTGCAATTACCAGAAGGAGAGGAATTTATTGCCGAAAATCCTACAGCAGAGATTGATACAGTCAGAGTCAACCAACTCAATGAAACGACGATTCAAATTAGAGTGACAGGAAAAACAGGGATACCCGGGGCTGAAGTGATACCCTCACAGGAGAATCTAGTTTTAGTATTAACCCCCAGCTTAGATACAGGAACAACCGAAACAGAACTCGAGATTGTAGCGACGGGAGAACAAACAGAGGGTTATTTTGTACCCGAAGCAAGTACCGCCACCGGAACCGATACACCCTTGAGAGATGTTCCCCAGTCAATTCAAGTAGTTCCCCGAGAGTTGATCGAAAACCGCAACGTTAGAGAGTTAGAGAGAGCTTTAGAAACCGTACCCGGTGTATCTCCCTCTGGTGGAAGAGGAACTAGTGTTAATGGTCCTGGGATCCTGATTCGGGGATTTGATGCAAGTGATATTTTTAGAGATGGTATTCCTTTCTTTTCTTTAGCACCAGTTGGAACGAGTGACATAGAAAGAATCGAAGTGTTAAAAGGACCAGCTTCGGTACTATTCGGGGATGGAGAACCAGGTGGTGTGGTCAATCTAATCTCGAAAAAACCCCTAGCTGAGCCATTTCACGAGTTTTCTTTTACCGCGGGCAATTTTGATACATACCTAACCGCTTTAGATGTTTCTGGTCCTATCAACGATGCTAAGACCGTTAAGTATCGCATCAATTTATCCTACGACAGTTATGGTAGTTTTCGCGATTTTGTAGAGGGAGACAGGTTAAACTTTGCTCCTAGGGTAACTTGGGATATTAGTCCCAATACTTCTATTGATTTTTACGCTCAATTTTTAGCCCTTACTGAAACTATAGACGAAGGTATTGTCTCTACACCCAATGGAATCGTTGATATTCCCCGTGAGCGCTTTTTGGGTGAGGAATTTGGAGAATTAGATCAAGATTTGGTGAACGTAGGTTATGATTTTGTGCACCGTTTTGGTGAACGTTGGTCAGTGAGACATTCATTTCAATACCTACAATACGACGCGACAAGATTTGCACCTCTATTCGACTCTTTTGATGAAGAAACCGGAAATTTAGATCGTTTAGAGTTTTTTGCAGATGGAACCTATCGCCGTTTCTTTGTCAACGCTGATTTTGTTGGTAAATTTGAAACCGGACCGATCGCCCATCAACTGCGAGTAGGAGCTGACTACCGGCGTAATAACGAAGATCCCTCTTTTCAATTTGATAATCTTTTTGCTCCTATTAACGTCTTTGATCCGGTTTACACTAATATACCCTATGCTATTAATCCTCAATTCTTTCGTGATGACAAAGTCGATCGCGTAGGAGTGTATATACAAGATCAGATAGATTTATTACCCAATCTCAAGTTATTAGCAGGGGTACGTTACGATTATGTGGATCAATTGAGAACTACTCAAAATTTAGGAGAACCGAGGGAAGAGTTTACTCAAAGCGATGACAGATTCTCTCCGAGAGTAGGATTAGTTTATCAACCGATTCCCGCTCTAGCTATCTATGGTTCTTATACTACCTCTTTTAATCCCTCTTTTGCTGCCAGTCGCAATCCCGACGATACTACCTTTGATCCTACGACAGGAAGACAGTTTGAAGTGGGACTCAAAGCTGATTTATTTGACAGATTTAGTGTTACTTTAGCAGCTTTTGATATTCGTAAAGACAACGTAGAGGTACAGGATCCTGATAATCCCTTTTTCTCTATCCAAACAGGAGAACAAACTAGTAAAGGAATTGAATTGTACCTAGGTGGAGAAATCTTACCCGGTTGGAATGTAGTTGCAGGGTATACTTACTTAGATGCTTATGTCAGTCAAGATACTACCGACATCGAGGGAAATAGCTTAACTAATGTACCCGATAATCAATTTAGTCTCTGGACGACTTATACGATTCAAAAAGGTAGTTTACAAGGATTAGGATTTGGTCTTGGGTTATTTTTCGTAGATGAACGTCCCGGAAATTTGGAGAATACTTTTACTTTACCCAGTTATTTTCGCACCGATGCTGCTTTATTTTATACCCGCGATCGCTGGTCTTTTCAGTTAAATGTAGAGAATTTGTTCGATGTGGAATATTTTAGCAGTTCTGACGGGTTCATCGGGGTTAATCCTGGCGCACCTTTTACAATTTCTGGGAGGATTGCAGTGCGATTTTAA